In a single window of the Arthrobacter zhangbolii genome:
- a CDS encoding LuxR C-terminal-related transcriptional regulator: MTIWGQSRQLFGRERELAEVAGRLLDPGLRGVVLLGDEGIGKSSLAEQAAESLSSIMLPYYVCGSPVLSRMPYGILSTYLGRATAAEMESPLTVLRTVRTHFQRLTETNGLQTLLVVDNAQYLDEASAHLLTQLAMSGELRLMVISRARAPRIHELLSLARDGLLARIDLGPLSHEAVHEFCVSVLGGPVLQASTTLLNRISGGNPLYVKELLGRAQRQQRLVEANGAWFLRGRPDCLDTSLVDLVKSMLGSRTPAERNVLETLALAERLPRSVLSAVADDEAVRSLVIDGIVEILPDRDESAHLVQLLHEEIIRSLVPAARSAEIRARVLGCYAPGSPGSSMNPGDISTLLRQTEWALDCGDRLPGEHLLAASRAANGIGDAARAQRFAAAITAVPFRAAAEVELAVAHAKQGSYGQARDRLDALGKRMSADKAAVWDRLTLHRAMFVSALSRTSGPGEGLTALTDKWKTASAPAEDDPGVAEQVRVSMEVLNASALILDGEYEQACTLLAALDTGGLLPDAAELAVLIHGLYAEVLTACGDVEPALQQAAAAATMLDTGGGELQGYAGFVFVRQAQAMLHGGRFGQLEQLLARMHSVPQHQLTLLGGSLGVFEAALEIHRGRLHDGLRKLRPAVEALRENDPELLLPYALGLAGYAATVVADGTPAAGFVAQVPTVGYTGPRHLWLTAQAYAAAAEASQSTEGPPSGRLAALAAEARAGGLHSTEKDILELCLAVGDLTQVGRLAELTADFDGAEAQALHAYAVAVASGNPDRMVAAAEDAIRAQKYLVAVESIGHAIRFYGNHGNLRRQRALIQQLRRRREELAGVTVSYLSPSLHLVRLTRREHEIVDLLLSGATTKDIAAHFTLSQRTVEGHVYRIYVKLGISRRADLESAYRALEPGHRSSSLVR; encoded by the coding sequence ATGACAATCTGGGGTCAGAGCCGTCAGCTGTTCGGACGTGAACGCGAACTCGCGGAGGTCGCCGGACGGTTGCTGGACCCCGGGCTGCGCGGCGTCGTACTCCTTGGCGACGAAGGCATCGGCAAGTCCTCCCTCGCGGAGCAGGCGGCCGAGAGCCTTTCCTCGATCATGCTCCCTTATTACGTCTGCGGCAGTCCCGTGCTCTCCAGGATGCCCTACGGCATCCTGTCCACCTACCTCGGCCGGGCCACCGCGGCGGAGATGGAATCCCCGCTCACTGTCCTGCGGACTGTGCGGACACACTTCCAGCGGCTGACGGAAACCAACGGCCTGCAGACGCTGCTGGTGGTGGACAACGCACAATACCTGGATGAGGCCAGCGCGCATCTGCTCACCCAGCTTGCCATGTCCGGCGAACTCCGGCTGATGGTCATTTCCCGGGCACGGGCACCCCGGATCCACGAACTGCTCTCCCTGGCCAGGGACGGGCTGCTCGCGCGGATCGACCTGGGCCCGCTGTCACACGAGGCAGTTCACGAGTTCTGCGTCAGCGTGCTTGGCGGTCCGGTACTGCAGGCATCCACCACGCTCTTAAACCGCATCTCCGGAGGCAATCCGCTGTACGTCAAGGAGCTGCTGGGACGTGCCCAGCGGCAACAGCGGCTGGTTGAAGCAAACGGAGCCTGGTTCCTGCGGGGCAGGCCGGACTGTCTGGATACCTCCCTGGTAGACTTGGTGAAGAGCATGCTCGGTTCCCGCACCCCGGCTGAACGGAACGTCCTTGAAACCCTGGCACTGGCCGAACGGCTGCCACGGTCCGTCCTGTCGGCAGTGGCCGACGACGAAGCCGTCCGTTCGCTGGTGATCGACGGCATTGTGGAAATCCTGCCGGACCGGGATGAATCCGCCCATTTGGTTCAGCTCCTGCACGAAGAGATCATCCGCAGCCTGGTCCCGGCCGCCCGCAGTGCGGAAATCCGCGCGCGGGTCCTGGGCTGCTACGCCCCGGGTTCCCCGGGCAGCTCCATGAACCCGGGTGACATCAGTACGCTGCTCCGTCAAACTGAATGGGCGTTGGACTGCGGAGACCGGCTGCCCGGAGAGCATTTGCTTGCGGCCTCCCGGGCGGCGAACGGGATAGGAGACGCTGCCAGGGCACAGCGTTTCGCAGCCGCCATAACCGCCGTGCCTTTCCGTGCCGCAGCCGAAGTGGAGCTCGCCGTCGCGCACGCCAAGCAGGGCAGCTACGGGCAGGCCCGGGACCGGCTCGATGCGTTGGGGAAGCGGATGAGTGCGGACAAAGCAGCCGTGTGGGACCGGCTGACCCTTCACCGGGCGATGTTCGTCAGCGCGCTGAGCCGGACCAGCGGGCCCGGCGAGGGACTAACTGCCCTGACAGATAAGTGGAAGACCGCTTCGGCTCCGGCCGAAGACGACCCGGGCGTAGCGGAGCAGGTACGGGTGTCCATGGAGGTCCTCAACGCGTCCGCACTGATTCTCGACGGCGAGTACGAACAGGCATGCACCCTCCTTGCAGCCCTTGACACCGGTGGCCTCCTGCCGGATGCGGCGGAACTGGCGGTATTGATTCACGGCCTCTACGCCGAGGTCCTGACCGCGTGCGGGGACGTGGAGCCTGCCCTGCAACAGGCCGCGGCCGCCGCGACCATGCTGGATACCGGAGGCGGAGAGCTGCAGGGGTATGCCGGGTTTGTTTTCGTCCGCCAGGCCCAGGCCATGCTGCATGGCGGCCGGTTTGGCCAGCTGGAACAGCTGCTTGCCCGGATGCATTCCGTTCCCCAGCACCAATTGACCCTTCTCGGGGGCAGCCTGGGTGTATTCGAAGCGGCCCTTGAGATTCACCGCGGCAGGCTCCACGACGGGTTGCGGAAGCTGCGCCCGGCGGTGGAAGCGTTGCGGGAAAACGATCCGGAACTGCTGCTCCCGTATGCCCTTGGCCTGGCCGGTTACGCTGCGACCGTGGTGGCTGACGGAACGCCCGCGGCAGGTTTCGTGGCCCAGGTTCCGACAGTCGGATACACCGGTCCGCGGCATCTGTGGCTCACGGCCCAGGCTTACGCCGCCGCAGCCGAAGCCTCACAATCCACCGAGGGTCCGCCCTCCGGCCGGCTTGCTGCGCTTGCCGCAGAGGCCAGGGCAGGCGGACTGCACAGCACCGAGAAGGACATCCTGGAACTATGCCTGGCCGTTGGCGACCTTACCCAGGTGGGGCGTCTGGCCGAGCTGACTGCCGATTTTGACGGTGCCGAAGCGCAGGCGCTGCATGCCTATGCCGTTGCCGTTGCCTCAGGCAACCCGGACCGGATGGTCGCGGCCGCCGAGGACGCAATCCGGGCACAGAAATACCTCGTGGCGGTAGAAAGCATCGGGCATGCCATCCGTTTCTATGGCAACCACGGAAACCTGCGCCGCCAGCGCGCCCTGATCCAGCAGCTGCGGCGGCGCAGAGAGGAACTGGCGGGCGTTACTGTCTCATATCTCAGCCCGTCCCTGCATCTGGTCCGGCTCACCCGCCGTGAGCACGAAATCGTGGACCTGCTGCTGTCCGGTGCCACCACCAAGGACATTGCCGCCCACTTCACACTCTCCCAGCGGACGGTCGAGGGGCATGTCTACCGGATCTACGTAAAACTGGGGATCAGCCGCCGAGCGGACCTTGAATCTGCCTACCGTGCCCTGGAACCCGGACATCGGAGCAGTTCCCTGGTCAGGTAA
- a CDS encoding sugar transferase — translation MAQSRSTADIVLPVQPFVFPSFTTARHFGQAGRTKSAAVVWNRRYARILTVSDAVVVFTAALVGHAAWFGLEEAKLRVGPFAPTYLIISCLIGLAWMLALQAYRSRDARITGIGTDEYKRVVNATVALMGTLALVSVVFQIDIARGYFGLVLPGGTAGLIAARWLLRRWLQMQRRKGKYLSRVVVLGQPRDVRYVVNQIGRKSRAAYQVVGVALTGKKRAWLEVNGAQLPVVSDAETVVEAVARVGADAVIVAGQTKGGSRYIQELGWQLEESSTELILTTGLTNVAGPRIHARPVEGLPLMHVELPQYTGARHAFKRIFDVVVSCAALLALVPLFAMLAILVKKDSPGPVLFRQERVGRGGRKFLMLKFRSMVETAEDDLAGLLDQNEGAGLMFKIQNDPRITRVGAWMRRYSLDELPQFWNVLIGDMSLVGPRPPLQREVDSYEKRVHRRLYIKPGITGMWQTNGRSNLSWQDSIRLDLYYVENWSLTGDLIILWRTAVQMVKPLGAF, via the coding sequence ATGGCGCAGAGCCGCAGTACGGCAGACATCGTGCTGCCGGTCCAGCCGTTTGTTTTTCCCAGCTTTACCACGGCCCGGCACTTTGGGCAGGCCGGGCGTACCAAGAGCGCTGCTGTCGTATGGAACCGTCGCTACGCCAGGATCCTCACGGTTTCGGATGCGGTGGTGGTCTTCACCGCAGCACTGGTCGGTCACGCGGCCTGGTTCGGGCTGGAAGAAGCCAAGCTGCGCGTCGGACCCTTTGCGCCCACCTACCTCATCATCTCGTGCCTCATTGGCCTGGCCTGGATGCTCGCGCTGCAGGCCTACCGCAGCCGGGACGCCCGTATCACCGGGATCGGTACTGATGAGTACAAGAGGGTAGTCAACGCCACTGTTGCCCTGATGGGAACCCTTGCCCTGGTCTCCGTGGTCTTCCAAATCGACATCGCCCGTGGATACTTCGGACTAGTGCTTCCCGGCGGTACCGCTGGATTGATCGCCGCCCGGTGGCTGCTACGGCGATGGCTGCAGATGCAGAGGCGGAAGGGGAAGTACCTCTCCCGCGTGGTTGTCCTGGGGCAGCCCCGGGACGTGCGGTACGTGGTGAACCAGATCGGTCGAAAGTCGCGGGCGGCCTACCAAGTGGTTGGCGTGGCGCTTACGGGCAAGAAAAGAGCCTGGCTTGAAGTGAACGGAGCGCAGCTTCCCGTTGTCTCAGACGCAGAGACGGTGGTTGAGGCCGTCGCGCGGGTGGGTGCAGACGCCGTAATTGTCGCAGGCCAAACCAAAGGGGGCAGCCGGTACATTCAGGAATTGGGCTGGCAGCTCGAGGAGTCCTCCACTGAACTGATTCTGACTACCGGGCTGACCAACGTCGCCGGGCCGAGGATTCACGCCCGGCCGGTGGAGGGTCTGCCTCTGATGCACGTGGAGCTTCCTCAGTACACCGGTGCCCGGCACGCCTTCAAACGGATTTTCGACGTCGTGGTGTCGTGTGCTGCCTTGCTTGCCTTGGTGCCCCTGTTTGCCATGCTGGCAATCCTGGTCAAAAAGGACAGCCCGGGGCCCGTGCTCTTCCGGCAGGAACGCGTGGGACGGGGCGGCCGTAAGTTCCTGATGCTGAAATTCCGCTCAATGGTGGAAACGGCGGAAGACGATCTGGCTGGTTTGCTGGACCAAAATGAAGGTGCCGGACTGATGTTCAAAATCCAGAATGACCCCAGAATCACCCGGGTGGGTGCCTGGATGCGGCGGTATTCGCTGGATGAACTACCCCAGTTCTGGAACGTGCTGATTGGGGACATGTCCCTGGTGGGACCGCGCCCGCCGCTGCAGCGGGAAGTCGACAGCTATGAAAAGCGGGTCCACCGCCGCCTGTACATCAAGCCCGGCATTACGGGTATGTGGCAGACCAACGGACGCTCCAACCTGAGCTGGCAAGACAGTATCCGCCTCGACCTTTACTACGTGGAGAACTGGTCTCTGACCGGCGACCTCATCATTCTGTGGCGCACCGCTGTCCAGATGGTCAAGCCGCTGGGGGCCTTCTGA
- a CDS encoding adenylyltransferase/cytidyltransferase family protein, translated as MGIRIGYAPGAFDLFHIGHLNILKHAKAQCDYLVAGVVSDELCEIRKGQVPVVPLPERLEIVAGLACVDRAVPEILPDKLDTWRQLRFNVFFKGDDWKGTAAGTDLEKAFEAVGVEVVYFPYTVHTSSTRLRRSLDLLNATAGSAI; from the coding sequence ATGGGAATCCGCATCGGCTACGCGCCGGGAGCTTTTGACCTGTTCCACATAGGGCACCTGAACATCCTGAAGCACGCCAAGGCGCAATGCGATTACCTTGTGGCCGGAGTTGTCTCCGACGAGCTGTGCGAAATCCGTAAGGGACAGGTCCCCGTGGTGCCCCTGCCGGAACGGCTGGAGATAGTTGCCGGACTGGCATGCGTCGACCGTGCTGTCCCGGAGATCCTGCCGGACAAGCTCGACACTTGGAGGCAACTGCGGTTCAACGTCTTTTTCAAAGGGGACGACTGGAAGGGAACCGCAGCCGGTACGGACCTTGAGAAGGCGTTTGAGGCGGTGGGCGTGGAAGTCGTGTACTTCCCCTATACGGTCCACACCTCCAGCACGCGTCTTCGCCGCAGCCTGGATCTCCTGAACGCCACGGCAGGGAGCGCGATATGA
- a CDS encoding DUF1972 domain-containing protein: MRVPVADSRLRIALVGTRGVPARYGGFETCVEEVGKRLVERGHQVTVYCRIDARTDTSVREYLGMDLVHLPALHKRSLETLSHTGLSAAHLLGHRPDAAIVFNAANSPWLPLLRGAGIPVATHVDGLEWKRAKWGPVGQRYYRYAEALAVRYSDALIADAGGIQQYYREEFDAEAVLITYGAPILGDAGDHRLAEVDLTANQYHLVVARMEPENHVHTIVEGYLRSGSVLPLVVVGSAPYAEQYTGSIRRMADARVRFLGGVWDQELLDQLYANSRVYWHGHSVGGTNPSLLRAMGAGAAVNAFDVVFNREVLRSAGRFFTNPEDVSKLALAAEISPQDAAERGRTSLQEAARYDWDDVTYKYELLARGLAAGEFRCPGSARRRRPGLQEARLTGASR, encoded by the coding sequence ATGAGGGTACCGGTTGCGGACAGCCGCCTGCGGATCGCCCTGGTCGGGACGCGGGGTGTGCCGGCTCGATACGGAGGGTTCGAAACCTGTGTGGAAGAAGTTGGCAAACGGCTGGTTGAACGCGGACACCAGGTGACGGTCTATTGCCGGATTGATGCCCGGACCGACACCTCGGTCCGGGAGTATCTGGGTATGGACCTGGTGCACTTACCGGCCCTGCATAAACGGTCTCTGGAGACCCTCAGCCACACCGGGCTGTCCGCTGCACACTTGCTTGGGCACCGCCCGGATGCGGCCATCGTCTTCAACGCCGCGAATTCGCCGTGGCTGCCCCTGCTTCGCGGAGCCGGGATTCCCGTGGCAACCCACGTGGACGGGCTGGAATGGAAAAGGGCAAAATGGGGTCCGGTCGGCCAGCGCTACTACCGCTACGCGGAAGCGCTGGCAGTCCGATACTCGGATGCCCTAATTGCCGACGCCGGCGGGATCCAGCAGTACTACCGGGAAGAATTCGACGCCGAAGCGGTGCTCATCACGTATGGCGCCCCGATTCTGGGGGATGCAGGCGACCACCGGCTGGCCGAGGTGGACCTAACCGCGAATCAATACCACCTGGTGGTCGCGCGGATGGAACCGGAGAACCACGTGCACACCATCGTGGAGGGATACCTCCGCAGCGGTTCAGTGCTGCCCTTGGTGGTGGTGGGCAGCGCCCCGTATGCGGAACAATACACGGGCAGCATCCGGCGAATGGCGGACGCCCGCGTCCGCTTCCTGGGCGGGGTCTGGGACCAGGAATTACTGGACCAGCTATATGCCAACTCCCGGGTGTACTGGCACGGGCACTCCGTGGGAGGAACCAATCCCTCCCTCCTGCGGGCAATGGGCGCCGGCGCTGCCGTCAACGCCTTCGATGTTGTGTTCAATCGGGAGGTCCTCAGATCAGCGGGGCGCTTCTTCACGAATCCCGAGGACGTGTCGAAGCTGGCGCTGGCGGCGGAGATCTCCCCGCAGGATGCTGCCGAACGGGGTAGGACTTCACTTCAGGAAGCAGCACGCTACGACTGGGACGATGTGACGTACAAGTACGAACTCCTGGCACGGGGGCTTGCCGCCGGAGAGTTCCGGTGCCCGGGCAGTGCCCGACGGCGACGCCCGGGCCTCCAAGAGGCCAGGCTCACGGGCGCATCGAGATAA
- a CDS encoding YncE family protein: MPKHRRSRRGRPSVPRAVSTVAACAALVLGSLVAGTAPAGADTAPADPNNPATPVTVSSDPLPTVQHDGVAWQQTVIGDTVYVVGRFGRARPAGAAPGVQTTPRNNILAFRLSTGQLVASFTPNLNGQALAVTASPDGRKLYVGGDFTAVNGSARSRVAALDPATGALIAGFAPKIGGSVRALAATNDRVYIGGSFTAVGSASRQRLAAVRAADGALLPWNPKADNQVNALALSPSANQVVIGGRFTTLNGSNRPGYGLGRVDSNLGANLPLGVNNTVRNAGKDSAVLSLSSDGTNFYGSGYIYGTGGNLEGTFSGRWNDGNLNWVEDCHGDSYGIWASPTAVYVAGHSHYCGNLGGFPETKPRTWHRGVAFSRAATGVLTKDIHGYPSFTGVPAPSLLNWFPDLNTGSASGQNQGPWAVAGNRDYVVMAGEFTRVNGGQQQGIVRFGVRNVAPNTDGPRISGAAANPTVSSPAAQTVNLSWPGNWDRDNERLSYQVIRDGNTQVYSTTATSRFYRQPTLRFTDTGVRAGSHTYRIVTRDPLGNTVQSQTVSVTVK; encoded by the coding sequence ATGCCGAAGCATCGACGGTCAAGGCGAGGACGGCCGTCAGTTCCCCGGGCTGTCTCCACGGTAGCCGCCTGCGCTGCTCTGGTTCTGGGCTCACTGGTCGCGGGCACCGCTCCGGCGGGAGCCGATACGGCCCCGGCGGACCCCAACAATCCGGCCACGCCCGTCACCGTCTCGAGCGACCCGCTGCCCACAGTCCAGCACGACGGCGTGGCGTGGCAGCAAACGGTGATCGGTGACACCGTGTATGTGGTGGGCAGGTTCGGGCGGGCCCGTCCGGCAGGCGCCGCGCCCGGTGTGCAGACCACGCCTCGGAACAACATCCTTGCCTTTCGGCTGTCCACCGGGCAATTGGTGGCATCCTTTACTCCGAACCTGAACGGGCAGGCACTCGCGGTCACTGCATCTCCGGATGGCAGGAAACTATACGTCGGTGGTGATTTCACCGCCGTCAACGGCAGTGCGCGCTCCCGAGTTGCGGCATTGGACCCCGCCACCGGAGCACTTATCGCAGGTTTCGCGCCCAAGATCGGCGGCTCGGTGCGGGCTCTTGCAGCCACGAATGACCGCGTTTACATTGGCGGATCGTTCACCGCCGTGGGCTCTGCCAGTCGCCAACGGCTGGCAGCCGTCAGGGCAGCTGACGGCGCATTGCTGCCGTGGAACCCGAAAGCTGACAACCAAGTGAATGCGTTGGCACTTTCGCCGAGCGCCAATCAGGTGGTGATCGGCGGCCGGTTCACAACGCTTAACGGTTCCAACCGGCCCGGCTATGGCCTGGGGCGGGTCGACTCGAATCTGGGTGCCAATCTCCCGCTCGGCGTAAACAACACCGTGCGTAACGCCGGCAAGGATTCGGCCGTCCTGTCACTGTCTTCAGACGGCACCAATTTCTATGGCAGCGGGTACATCTACGGAACCGGAGGCAACCTGGAAGGGACCTTCTCGGGCCGGTGGAACGATGGAAACCTCAACTGGGTCGAGGACTGCCATGGCGACTCCTACGGAATTTGGGCTTCCCCTACAGCGGTCTATGTTGCGGGCCACTCACACTACTGCGGCAACCTGGGCGGCTTCCCCGAGACCAAACCGCGGACCTGGCACCGCGGCGTAGCTTTTAGCCGGGCTGCCACCGGCGTACTGACCAAGGACATCCATGGTTATCCAAGTTTTACCGGGGTACCGGCGCCTAGTCTCCTCAACTGGTTCCCGGATCTGAACACCGGAAGCGCGAGTGGCCAGAACCAGGGTCCCTGGGCGGTCGCCGGCAACCGGGATTACGTGGTGATGGCAGGCGAATTCACCCGGGTAAACGGCGGACAACAGCAGGGAATCGTGCGTTTTGGGGTGAGGAATGTCGCGCCCAACACTGACGGTCCGCGGATAAGCGGGGCAGCCGCGAATCCGACGGTGTCCAGTCCCGCCGCACAGACCGTCAACTTAAGCTGGCCAGGCAACTGGGACCGGGACAACGAGCGGCTGAGTTACCAGGTAATTCGTGACGGCAACACGCAGGTCTACAGCACCACGGCCACCTCGCGCTTTTATCGGCAGCCCACACTGCGGTTCACGGATACCGGGGTGCGGGCCGGTTCCCATACCTACCGGATTGTCACTCGGGATCCCTTGGGCAACACGGTCCAGAGCCAAACGGTTTCAGTGACCGTCAAGTAG